The Pseudomonas cucumis sequence ATCCGCGTGCAGCCAGGGTATCGACTGCGGCACATTCAGCGCTCCGGCTGGTGGCTGGCCAATGTGGCGATTGTGGCGTTGTACCTGCCGTGGGTGCCCAATCTGATTGATCTGGTCCAGCACATGGATCAGCTCAAAGCCAATGGCGATGTGGGGTGGGAGGCGCCCGTCACGCTCGGCTCATTGCCTTCGATGATCTGGTCGTTCCTGATCCAGGACGATGGCGAGAACCTGCCCACGCTGATTTTTATCGCTCTGCCCCTGGCGCTATTGGCCCTGGCGGGCGTGGCGCTGGCGCGGGACCGCAGTGTTTTTCGTGGCAGTGCGCTGGCGGTGATCTACACCGTTCTCCCGGTGTTGCTGGTGTTTGCGGTGTCGTTCATATCGCCGGTGTTCATCGAGCGTTACCTGACCGCTTATGCCTTGGGCCTGCCGATGCTAGTGGCGCTGGCCATCGATCGCTTGTACGCAGACTTCAAGGTATTGGCGCTGGCCGTGCTGATCCTGTTTGTCGGTGTCGAGCTGGTGGGCCTGAAGAACAATGCCTCGGTGGATACCGACGATCAGATCAGCGTCATGGTCAGTTACGTGAACCAGCACTTCACCCCCGGCGACCGAATCGTCACCAGCGACATGCTCTGGTACTTGAGTTATGTCTATTACAACCGCACTGACGCCAGACCATTGCTGTACACGCCGCCGTTGGCCGATGGCAGGTCGAGCCGGCCGAACGCTTACGGTTTCGGCACGTTGGTGACCAATGACGTGTACCTGGATAGCCTCGGCGCCTTGCCCAAAGGCACTGGTCGAGTATGGCTGGTCGGTAGCGTCGATGGGCCGGACGAATTCGCGCCGTTGCCTGCTGGCTGGCAACGCGTCAGCGAAACCCGCGCAGGAGGCGCCGAGGCGCGCTTGTATGTGCTGAAGTAACCCATGGAGCAATACTTAATCGATTCATCTTTCAGGTCGTTATATAAATCGCGTTTTCCAGTCGATTTAGCTCCGATTTGATATCAAAACACCACTAGTCGTAAGGCCATTCATAGTCTACGCTCGTCATACAAAAGGACTTTTGGCGGGTGAATGGATGCAGCATTTTCACTTTATTTCCGGGTTGCCGCGTTCAGGCTCGACCCTGCTTTCTGCCATTCTTTTGCAGAACCCGCGCTTTCATGCCGGCATGACCAGCCCCGTGGGTGCGCTCTTTTCCGGTGTTCTGGATCAATGCAGCGCCGGCAGCGAGTTTGGTGCGGTGATCGACACCGACCTGCGTCGCCGTCTATTGCGCGGTCTGTTCGAATCTTTTTACGCCGACAAGGCCGACAAACCGGTGGTGTTCGACACCAACCGCCTGTGGAGTTCGCGCCTGCCGGCAATCAGCGATCTGTTCCCTCAAGCCAAGATCATTGCCTGCGTGCGCAATGTCGCCTGGGTCATGGACAGCCTCGAGCGCTTGTACCGCGCCAATCCCTTCGAAAATACCAAGCTGTTCGGCGATGCGGTCGAACGCAACACGGTCTACAGCCGCTGCGAAACCCTGGCCCAGCGCAATCGGCTGGTGGGGTTTTCCTGGGCCGCCCTCAAGGAAGCCTATTACGGCGAACATGCCGACTCGTTGCTGATCATCGATTACGACCTGCTGAGCCAAGCGCCGGAGCGGGTGATGCGGCTGGTCTACGACTTCATCGGCGAACCCTGGTTCGAACATGACTTCGATCATTTGGCCTATGACGCGCCGGAATTCGACCAGGCCCTCGGCCTCTCGGGGTTGCACAAGGTGAAGGCCAAGGTCCAATTGCAGTCCAGGCGCACGATCCTGCCGCCGGACTTGTTCAAGCAGTACGCCGAGTTGTCCTTTTGGCTCGATGGCTCCGCCAGCGCCGCCAATGTCATTCGTATGAAAGCCGACGCCGCGATCAGTTGATCGCGGCGTTTTCATTGATGCGTCAGAAAGTTCGAGTCCGGGTGAGCAGCATGTGGTGGAGCAAAGGCAAGTCGCGGGTTACCAAGGGTGCACGAGCGCTGGCCTCGCCAATGATCATGTCCCTGGAGCCACGCATGCTGTTCGACGGCGCGGTGGCCGCCACGGTTGCCGACACTGCCCAGGCTGACAGCCATGTCACCGCCGACGCGGTCAAGGCACCGACTGCCGACCAGTCAGTCGCCAGCAAGGACACCCACGGCCAGGCCGATGCCACGCCAGCACCGACGCCTGTCGCAGTGCCGGGGCAGAGCGTGGTGTTCGTCGATTCGCGGGTCAAGGACGCCGCCAGCCTGCTGCAGGGCGTCGCGCCCGGTACTCAGGTGGTTCAACTGGATGCGAGCAAGGACGGCTTGCAGCAGATTGCCGACTATCTGGACACCCAT is a genomic window containing:
- a CDS encoding glycosyltransferase family 39 protein, which codes for MEARRETPLGDTQDPHAMPGSWATARRLLRWAREHWLLSILVLATLVRFYHLTAAAIWGDEGASLLLSQYSLAGIWEHAAHDVHPPLYFMLLHGWIGLFGDGIFSIRSLSALSGIATVGLGVWLVDLLATRRAALLAGVLLALLPTAVRYSQEVRMYSLLGLWLIGATIALVCWIKRPQRTRYLVIYTLLMSAAFYTHYFTALCVLCHWLYLGLIRVQPGYRLRHIQRSGWWLANVAIVALYLPWVPNLIDLVQHMDQLKANGDVGWEAPVTLGSLPSMIWSFLIQDDGENLPTLIFIALPLALLALAGVALARDRSVFRGSALAVIYTVLPVLLVFAVSFISPVFIERYLTAYALGLPMLVALAIDRLYADFKVLALAVLILFVGVELVGLKNNASVDTDDQISVMVSYVNQHFTPGDRIVTSDMLWYLSYVYYNRTDARPLLYTPPLADGRSSRPNAYGFGTLVTNDVYLDSLGALPKGTGRVWLVGSVDGPDEFAPLPAGWQRVSETRAGGAEARLYVLK
- a CDS encoding sulfotransferase family protein, producing the protein MQHFHFISGLPRSGSTLLSAILLQNPRFHAGMTSPVGALFSGVLDQCSAGSEFGAVIDTDLRRRLLRGLFESFYADKADKPVVFDTNRLWSSRLPAISDLFPQAKIIACVRNVAWVMDSLERLYRANPFENTKLFGDAVERNTVYSRCETLAQRNRLVGFSWAALKEAYYGEHADSLLIIDYDLLSQAPERVMRLVYDFIGEPWFEHDFDHLAYDAPEFDQALGLSGLHKVKAKVQLQSRRTILPPDLFKQYAELSFWLDGSASAANVIRMKADAAIS